One Lysinibacillus fusiformis genomic window carries:
- a CDS encoding methylated-DNA--[protein]-cysteine S-methyltransferase — translation MDVLYIDTLTYAQGKMYIVASEEGLVYIGTPNAPFDEVEVWAKKSFKGYSFQENKEKLVPYVKQITAYFNGQLTEFDIPIHVKGTPFQLAVWDALKALPYGTTTSYSDIAQRIGNPKAVRAVGSAIGANPILAIIPCHRVIGKNGKLTGFRSGLAMKEFLLQLERA, via the coding sequence ATGGATGTTTTATACATAGATACGCTAACATATGCACAGGGAAAAATGTACATCGTTGCATCGGAAGAAGGTCTTGTTTATATTGGAACACCAAATGCGCCATTTGATGAAGTAGAAGTTTGGGCGAAGAAGTCATTTAAAGGCTATAGCTTTCAAGAGAATAAAGAAAAACTAGTACCTTACGTTAAACAAATAACGGCTTATTTTAATGGACAACTTACTGAATTTGATATACCGATCCATGTGAAGGGAACACCTTTTCAGCTAGCGGTATGGGATGCATTAAAAGCACTTCCTTACGGTACGACAACATCGTACTCGGATATAGCGCAACGGATTGGAAACCCAAAAGCGGTAAGGGCTGTTGGGAGTGCAATAGGTGCTAACCCAATATTGGCTATTATCCCATGTCATCGTGTCATTGGGAAAAACGGTAAGCTTACAGGTTTTCGTAGTGGTCTAGCAATGAAAGAGTTTTTACTTCAATTAGAGAGAGCATAA
- a CDS encoding ABC transporter ATP-binding protein — protein sequence MKTLYEPAIHFQQVSFSVKNKTILKSITGSIPKGKITTLVGPSGAGKTTLLKMCNGLLTPTEGDLFIDDQPIASYEPTSLRRQVGIALQAAPMIAGSVFHNLALPRSLQGKTLTEQEAIQYLKDVGLDESFLQRSTTDLSGGQRQKVSIARTLINQSSILLLDEITSALDRQSVQDIEALIITLNKKYNVTMIWITHNLQQALTIGHYTWVMMDGELIETGQSSLLNAPKNPRVAEFVKGVNA from the coding sequence ATGAAAACGTTATACGAACCTGCAATTCACTTTCAGCAGGTCAGCTTTTCAGTAAAAAATAAGACCATTTTAAAATCAATTACCGGGTCAATACCGAAGGGAAAAATTACGACACTCGTAGGACCCTCAGGTGCAGGTAAAACAACGCTGCTAAAAATGTGTAATGGGCTACTGACACCTACAGAGGGGGATCTTTTTATTGATGATCAGCCAATTGCTTCCTATGAACCTACTTCTTTACGTAGACAGGTAGGTATCGCTCTTCAAGCCGCTCCAATGATTGCTGGCTCGGTTTTTCACAATCTAGCTCTTCCTCGTTCCCTACAAGGTAAAACACTAACCGAACAGGAAGCCATCCAGTATCTAAAAGACGTCGGACTTGATGAAAGCTTCTTACAACGCTCAACAACCGACTTATCCGGTGGACAACGCCAAAAGGTATCAATTGCGCGCACCCTCATCAATCAATCTTCAATCCTATTATTAGATGAGATTACCTCTGCCCTCGATCGGCAATCAGTACAGGACATTGAGGCACTCATTATTACATTAAACAAAAAATACAATGTCACAATGATTTGGATTACACATAACTTACAGCAAGCACTAACAATTGGGCATTACACATGGGTTATGATGGATGGAGAACTTATCGAAACTGGACAAAGTTCACTACTGAATGCACCAAAAAACCCTCGTGTTGCTGAATTTGTAAAGGGGGTAAACGCATGA
- a CDS encoding ABC transporter permease → MTYTALSLTLIFVLIPLILSKTLKLGLEKDTIIATIRSIIQLLAVGYILKLVFDTGSIIYILLMVALMIVVATLNARKKGEGIRGITWKIAITLIVVEIVTQGVLIGFGIIPATAQYIIPISGMLIGNSMVLSILFLNRFTAEITSHQNEIELILSLGGTPKQAIHQQLINAIKASMIPTIESQKTIGLVQLPGMMSGQIIGGADPIQAVQFQLLIVFALLTTATLSSIMIGFLSYPVLFNERMQILDNK, encoded by the coding sequence ATGACATATACCGCACTCTCCCTTACATTGATTTTTGTGTTAATTCCATTGATATTATCAAAAACTTTAAAGCTTGGTCTTGAAAAAGATACGATTATTGCGACTATACGCTCAATTATCCAGTTATTAGCTGTTGGCTACATTTTAAAATTAGTCTTTGACACTGGAAGCATTATTTATATTTTATTGATGGTGGCATTGATGATTGTTGTCGCAACTCTAAATGCTCGTAAAAAGGGAGAAGGAATAAGAGGAATTACATGGAAGATAGCCATCACCCTTATTGTAGTTGAAATTGTCACGCAAGGCGTATTAATAGGTTTTGGCATTATACCTGCAACGGCACAGTATATCATTCCTATTAGCGGTATGTTGATCGGAAATTCTATGGTATTATCTATTTTATTTTTAAATCGGTTTACAGCAGAAATTACAAGTCATCAAAATGAGATAGAACTGATTTTATCACTCGGCGGCACTCCAAAACAGGCCATTCATCAGCAATTGATTAATGCTATTAAAGCAAGTATGATTCCAACAATTGAAAGCCAAAAAACAATAGGTCTTGTGCAATTACCAGGTATGATGAGCGGTCAAATAATAGGTGGTGCAGACCCTATTCAAGCGGTACAATTTCAACTTTTGATCGTTTTCGCACTTCTAACAACCGCAACATTATCGAGCATAATGATAGGTTTTTTAAGCTATCCTGTACTTTTTAACGAACGCATGCAAATACTAGATAACAAATAA
- a CDS encoding proline dehydrogenase family protein, giving the protein MLLRDFFIQLSENQLLNSTAKKYGLKLGAQNVVAGTNIEETIASIKELNAHNISCTVDNLGEFVSSEEEATTAKEQILAVIEAIHENGVNAHISLKPSQLGLDIDVDFCYDNLYEIVEKAAAYNIFVNFDMEDYGRLQTSFDMVEELSKTFNNVGTVIQSYFYRAKDDIEKFQNYRLRIVKGAYKEPVEVAFQDKLDIDLNYIELIEYHLLHGKFTSIATHDHNVIAHVKRFVADNNIPLEKFEFQMLYGFRTDMQKELAKEGYNFCVYVPFGEDWYGYFMRRLAERPQNINLVTKQVFTKKTNTILAVAAGAFVLGRLTKRKK; this is encoded by the coding sequence ATGTTATTACGCGATTTTTTCATTCAATTATCTGAGAACCAACTATTAAATAGTACTGCTAAAAAATACGGCCTAAAATTAGGAGCCCAAAATGTAGTAGCTGGTACAAATATAGAAGAAACGATTGCAAGCATCAAAGAACTAAATGCCCATAATATCTCTTGTACAGTAGATAACTTAGGGGAATTTGTTTCTAGTGAAGAAGAAGCAACTACGGCCAAAGAACAAATCCTTGCTGTTATTGAAGCGATTCATGAAAACGGTGTCAATGCTCATATTTCTTTAAAGCCATCTCAATTGGGCTTAGATATTGACGTTGATTTTTGCTATGATAATTTATATGAGATTGTTGAAAAAGCAGCTGCCTATAATATTTTCGTGAATTTTGATATGGAAGATTACGGTCGTCTCCAAACGTCCTTCGATATGGTAGAAGAACTTTCTAAAACATTTAATAATGTCGGTACAGTTATTCAATCATACTTTTATCGTGCAAAAGATGATATCGAGAAATTCCAAAATTATCGTCTACGGATCGTAAAAGGTGCCTATAAAGAACCTGTCGAAGTAGCTTTCCAAGATAAATTAGATATCGACTTAAATTATATTGAACTTATTGAATACCATTTACTTCACGGTAAATTTACATCAATTGCAACACATGACCATAATGTCATCGCTCACGTAAAACGCTTTGTCGCTGACAATAATATACCGCTTGAAAAATTCGAATTCCAAATGCTTTACGGCTTCCGTACGGACATGCAAAAAGAGCTTGCAAAAGAAGGCTATAACTTCTGCGTATACGTACCATTTGGTGAAGATTGGTACGGGTACTTTATGCGTCGTTTAGCAGAGCGCCCACAAAATATTAATCTTGTAACAAAACAAGTATTTACGAAAAAAACAAATACAATCCTCGCTGTTGCAGCTGGTGCATTCGTTCTTGGACGCTTAACAAAGCGCAAAAAATAA
- a CDS encoding 3-ketoacyl-ACP reductase, whose product MQTISGKTALITGAGRGIGRATAIAFAKEGINVGLVGRTVENLQHVAEELKAYDVKVAIAVADVADLDSISKAVETIRAGLGPIDILVNNAGISKFGKFLELSPEDWTNIVDVNVKGVYYTTRAVLPEMIERESGDIINISSTAGQKGAPITSAYSASKAAVIGMSESLMLEVRKHNIRVVTLTPSTVATDMAVELQLTDGNPEKVMQAEDLAELMVAQLKLHPRVVLKHAGLWSTNP is encoded by the coding sequence ATGCAAACTATTTCTGGAAAAACTGCTTTAATTACTGGTGCGGGCCGAGGTATTGGACGTGCGACAGCAATCGCCTTTGCCAAAGAGGGCATAAACGTTGGACTTGTAGGTCGTACAGTGGAGAACTTACAACATGTTGCCGAAGAGTTAAAGGCGTATGATGTGAAGGTAGCGATTGCCGTAGCTGATGTAGCCGATTTAGATTCAATTTCAAAGGCTGTAGAAACCATCCGTGCGGGGTTAGGCCCAATCGATATTTTAGTAAATAACGCAGGTATTTCAAAATTCGGCAAGTTTTTAGAACTTTCACCAGAAGACTGGACAAATATTGTAGATGTAAATGTAAAAGGTGTGTATTATACAACGCGTGCTGTACTACCTGAAATGATTGAACGTGAATCAGGAGATATTATTAATATTTCATCTACAGCAGGTCAAAAAGGTGCTCCAATTACAAGTGCCTATAGCGCATCGAAAGCAGCCGTTATCGGAATGAGTGAGTCATTAATGTTAGAGGTTCGTAAGCATAATATCCGCGTTGTGACGCTAACACCAAGCACGGTCGCAACGGATATGGCTGTTGAATTACAATTAACTGACGGCAATCCTGAAAAAGTAATGCAGGCGGAGGACCTAGCTGAATTAATGGTAGCACAATTAAAATTACATCCACGTGTTGTTTTAAAACATGCTGGTCTATGGTCAACAAATCCTTAA
- a CDS encoding response regulator transcription factor, producing MIRIVIAEDQGMLLGALRSLLSMEDDMEVVGLAKNGEEALALVEEYQPDICIMDIEMPVKTGLDAAEELHGSDCKVIILTTFARPGYFERARKAGVRGYLLKDSPIEELVSAIRTIMDGKRIYAPELVDFVYEDDSENPLTERESQVLTLVAEGKTTKEIAAELFLSAGTVRNYISTILEKLHVGNRIEAIARFKEKGWNK from the coding sequence ATGATTCGAATTGTAATTGCTGAAGATCAAGGTATGCTGTTAGGGGCACTTCGTTCGTTACTCAGTATGGAGGATGATATGGAGGTCGTTGGGTTAGCAAAAAATGGTGAGGAAGCATTGGCACTTGTAGAAGAGTATCAGCCCGATATTTGTATCATGGATATCGAAATGCCGGTGAAGACTGGACTTGATGCTGCTGAAGAATTGCATGGTTCGGATTGTAAAGTCATTATTTTAACAACGTTTGCCAGACCAGGCTATTTTGAACGGGCAAGAAAAGCAGGTGTTCGAGGTTATTTACTTAAGGATAGTCCAATAGAGGAATTGGTAAGTGCTATTCGCACGATTATGGACGGTAAACGTATTTATGCTCCTGAACTAGTTGATTTTGTGTATGAGGATGATAGTGAAAACCCTTTAACTGAGCGCGAAAGTCAAGTGCTGACATTAGTTGCAGAAGGTAAGACAACAAAGGAAATTGCCGCAGAGTTATTTTTATCGGCGGGAACTGTACGTAACTATATTTCAACTATCTTAGAAAAGTTACATGTTGGGAATCGGATTGAAGCTATTGCCCGCTTTAAAGAAAAAGGTTGGAATAAGTAA
- a CDS encoding sensor histidine kinase codes for MKKWHSIIPNSPMLSIYLWIIFCFLPFFFIFKKSSYIEISIGITFLMLYFIFYRFSVNSKNGLVYMWISFEMVINIILTILYGYVYLSIFTAFFIGNIRRPVGFYIMYGLHIGFTVISTGIGFFVELHLFLSQLPFVVLTILAVVLLPLTIYSKNKRENLEGQLETANERIAELIIFEERQRIARDLHDTLGQKLSMIGLKSDLASRLIARDPQQALAEIRDIRQTASIALKEVRELVSDMRTAKFEDELMRISQILKAAEMEFVFDGDKDTLQVPPLVENVLSMCLKEAVTNVVKHSGATKCEIAFHQNFKEVYLVVRDNGQGISKKQVLKSGNGLNGMRERLEFINGSFKIENEEGTTLTVSIPVTITHQKVKENLKNI; via the coding sequence ATGAAAAAGTGGCATAGTATTATACCGAATAGTCCCATGCTTAGTATTTATTTATGGATTATTTTTTGTTTTCTACCGTTTTTCTTTATTTTTAAAAAATCTTCATATATAGAAATATCGATAGGTATTACCTTTTTAATGCTGTATTTTATTTTTTATCGTTTTTCCGTAAATTCGAAAAATGGGCTCGTTTATATGTGGATTAGCTTCGAGATGGTCATTAATATTATTTTGACTATACTATACGGCTATGTGTATCTATCCATATTCACAGCGTTTTTCATCGGAAACATTCGTAGACCAGTAGGTTTTTATATTATGTACGGCTTGCATATAGGCTTCACAGTGATTTCTACAGGGATTGGTTTCTTCGTGGAACTGCACTTATTTTTATCACAGCTTCCCTTTGTAGTACTAACGATTTTAGCAGTTGTACTCTTGCCACTTACTATTTATTCCAAAAATAAACGTGAGAATTTAGAAGGTCAATTGGAAACTGCGAATGAAAGAATTGCGGAATTAATTATTTTTGAAGAACGACAACGCATTGCACGTGATTTGCACGATACACTAGGTCAAAAGTTATCGATGATTGGATTGAAAAGTGACCTAGCCTCAAGACTCATTGCCCGTGATCCGCAACAGGCGTTAGCAGAGATTAGAGATATTCGACAAACCGCAAGTATTGCGTTAAAAGAGGTTCGTGAATTAGTTTCAGATATGCGTACAGCAAAATTTGAGGATGAACTTATGCGTATTTCTCAAATCCTAAAAGCGGCCGAAATGGAGTTTGTTTTTGATGGTGATAAGGATACCCTACAGGTTCCACCTCTTGTGGAAAATGTTTTATCCATGTGTTTAAAAGAGGCGGTAACGAATGTCGTCAAGCATAGCGGTGCCACTAAATGTGAAATTGCTTTCCATCAAAATTTCAAAGAAGTATACTTAGTCGTCCGTGATAATGGACAGGGTATTTCTAAAAAACAAGTATTGAAGAGTGGTAATGGCTTAAATGGTATGCGAGAGCGTTTAGAATTTATTAATGGCTCCTTTAAGATAGAGAATGAGGAGGGCACAACATTAACCGTGTCCATTCCGGTGACCATCACACATCAAAAGGTCAAAGAAAACCTGAAGAACATATAA
- a CDS encoding Delta(5) desaturase DesA, giving the protein MATDKEKTKKLRQDVAPFAKSDTGKSVFQMVNTIVPLIVLWVAGYMLVDVSPWLTAGLSVISAGFVVRAFIIFHDCTHGSFFKSKKANDWVGLFTGVITSFPYEKWKREHTIHHATSSNLDKRGIGDIDMMTVEEYLEASKGQRLWYRFYRNPLVMFGLGPLYMVLVLNRFNRKDAKPKERMNTHITNVIIAGVCVALIYFLGWQSFLLVQGVTLFIAGSLGIWLFYIQHTYEDSYFEHDTDWDYVKAAVEGSSYYKLPKLLQWATGNIGFHHVHHLAPRVPNYNLEKAHNETPPLQTATTITLRTSLESLRYKLYDEERGKFVSFKDVNEIIKRKAKGSIAA; this is encoded by the coding sequence ATGGCTACAGATAAAGAAAAAACAAAAAAACTGCGCCAAGATGTAGCACCATTTGCGAAATCAGATACTGGTAAAAGTGTTTTTCAAATGGTGAATACAATTGTACCGTTAATTGTTCTATGGGTCGCTGGATATATGTTAGTTGATGTCTCACCTTGGTTAACTGCAGGATTAAGTGTAATTTCAGCTGGATTTGTCGTACGAGCATTCATTATTTTCCATGATTGTACACACGGTTCATTTTTCAAAAGTAAAAAAGCAAACGACTGGGTTGGCTTATTTACTGGAGTGATAACTTCATTTCCATATGAAAAATGGAAGCGCGAGCATACAATTCACCACGCAACAAGTTCGAACTTAGATAAGCGTGGTATCGGTGATATCGATATGATGACAGTAGAAGAATATTTAGAAGCTTCTAAAGGGCAACGTTTATGGTATCGTTTTTATCGTAATCCATTAGTAATGTTTGGCTTAGGTCCACTATATATGGTGTTAGTGTTAAATCGTTTTAACCGTAAAGATGCAAAACCAAAGGAACGCATGAATACGCATATTACCAATGTTATTATTGCAGGTGTTTGTGTAGCGTTAATTTATTTCTTGGGCTGGCAGTCATTCTTGTTAGTGCAAGGTGTCACATTATTCATCGCAGGTTCACTAGGAATTTGGTTATTCTATATCCAACATACGTACGAAGATTCTTATTTTGAACATGACACTGATTGGGACTATGTAAAAGCAGCTGTTGAAGGTAGTTCTTACTATAAATTACCGAAGCTATTACAATGGGCAACTGGTAATATTGGTTTCCACCATGTTCACCATTTAGCACCTCGTGTACCTAACTATAACCTTGAAAAAGCGCATAATGAAACACCGCCTTTACAAACAGCAACAACAATTACATTGCGCACAAGTTTAGAATCATTACGCTACAAATTATATGATGAAGAACGTGGGAAATTTGTATCATTTAAAGATGTTAATGAAATTATTAAACGAAAAGCGAAAGGCAGTATAGCTGCTTAG